In one Drosophila pseudoobscura strain MV-25-SWS-2005 chromosome X, UCI_Dpse_MV25, whole genome shotgun sequence genomic region, the following are encoded:
- the trh gene encoding protein trachealess isoform X4 produces the protein MLPYQAAVAMDYAGYQRQPTPGHPGSHMAATMGSLGMPTVPFTHSWMVPAQDLCGMAPYNKMPNQHQPGGPGMHAQQQPIEPGILELRKEKSRDAARSRRGKENYEFYELAKMLPLPAAITSQLDKASIIRLTISYLKLRDFSGHGDPPWTREASSSSKLKSAAIRRSPAVDLFEQHQGTHILQSLDGFALAVAADGRFLYISETVSIYLGLSQVEMTGSSIFDYIHQADHSEIADQLGLSLTSGGGGGGGGGGGGSSGSGGGGSGAAGLASPTSGASDDGSGTHGTNNPDVAASMTQASTSGYKGYDRSFCVRMKSTLTKRGCHFKSSGYRASDATSNCNNANANNNANNNAKNVKNPGSNYSVVLLLCKLRPQYTFSHSRKSQPPLLGMVALAIALPPPSVHEIRLECDMFVTRVNFDLKVAHCEPRVSDLLDYTPEDLVNKSLYSLCHAEDANRLRKSHSDLIEKGQVLTGYYRLMNKSGGYTWLQTCATVVCSTKNADEQNIICVNYVISNRENENLILDCCQLEPSMDSIKNEEGLGNDKSSGSPGGDAAGDGNGHLSAGEMKLTDSKSDPEGHSHRGRGRSATASHGSSMSSLSLIKDSPTPLGVEIEAGVGVLPATVATPVPAPTPVGSTTSGGTTTKRKRKTKAAQQAEEEQVNVEQPMAKLPAMEESQPRSRLPSIVDEPAADSAVKDLEHAMSKHLPSPVSVSVAVSQPSTDFSADSLIKQQHQAHQQQQQQQQQQQQIDPNEKSSTIQWIGTPYQQPPAPMPATALLRQLYANRESVIRATARQTPTGVGPGVFYGEQQTGPLPTPPGSESSYENQYLQLHSAASAAGVHPQKSSSDAFTNLVSTYGGYHSSIDYHNAMTPPSSVSPRDSNNSGKVPPSSAPILGSNGGGYEYADPLRGQYVAPSVDGAPATLPLKPQAYTATMHPHPHPHGHATSTSTTTTEGGVTYSNLEQAQYFAPHSSFHLYHKGSPATGWYSTPS, from the exons ATGTTGCCATATCAGGCAGCCGTGGCCATGGACTATGCCGGCTATCAGCGGCAGCCGACGCCCGGTCATCCCGGCTCCCACATGGCCGCCACCATGGGGTCCTTGGGGATGCCCACGGTGCCGTTCACCCACAGTTGGATGGTGCCCGCTCAGGACCTCTGCGGCATGGCCCCATACAACAAAATGCCCAATCAGCATCAGCCGGGGGGACCCGGAATGCATGCCCAACAGCAGCCCATCGAACCGGG CATCCTGGAGTTGCGCAAGGAAAAGTCGCGGGATGCGGCACGTTCGAGACGGGGCAAGGAGAACTACGAGTTCTATGAGTTGGCCAAAATGCTGCCCCTGCCGGCGGCCATCACCAGCCAACTGGACAAGGCCTCCATCATAAGACTGACCATCAGCTATCTGAAGCTAAGGGACTTCTCCGGACACGGGGATCCGCCATGGACGCGGGaggcctccagcagcagcaagctcAAAA GTGCCGCCATTCGACGCAGTCCCGCTGTTGATTTGTTCGAGCAACATCAGGGCACCCACATACTGCAG TCCCTCGATGGCTTCGCTCTGGCCGTGGCGGCAGACGGGCGCTTCCTCTACATTTCGGAGACGGTGTCCATCTACCTGGGCCTCTCGCAGGTGGAGATGACGGGCAGCAGCATATTCGACTACATCCACCAGGCGGATCACTCGGAGATTGCCGACCAGCTGGGCCTGAGCCTCACCAGCGGTgggggcggaggcggcggcggcggcggaggaggcagCTCCGGCAGCGgaggtggcggcagcggtgcCGCCGGCCTGGCCTCCCCCACATCGGGCGCCTCCGACGATGGCAGTGGCACACACGGTACGAACAATCCCGATG TGGCCGCCTCCATGACGCAGGCCTCCACGAGCGGCTACAAGGGCTACGACCGGAGCTTCTGTGTTCGGATGAAGTCCACACTGACAAAGCGCGGATGTCACTTCAAGTCCTCCGGCTACCGG GCCAGCGATGCAACCAGCAATTGCAACAACGCTAACGCTAATAATAACGCTAACAATAACGCTAAAAACGTTAAGAATCCGGGCTCAAACTATTCG GTCGTCCTGCTCCTCTGCAAGCTCCGGCCCCAGTACACATTCTCGCACAGCCGCAAGTCGCAGCCTCCGCTCCTGGGCATGGTGGCCCTGGCCATTGCCCTGCCACCGCCCTCTGTGCACGAGATCCGCCTGGAGTGTGATATGTTCGTGACACGCGTGAACTTTGACCTAAAAGTAGCTCACTGCGAGCCAAG GGTGTCCGATCTACTGGACTATACGCCCGAGGATCTGGTGAACAAGAGCCTGTATTCCCTGTGCCATGCGGAGGACGCCAACCGACTGCGCAAGAGCCATTCGGATT TGATCGAAAAGGGCCAAGTGCTGACGGGCTATTACCGACTGATGAACAAGAGTGGAGGCTACACCTGGCTCCAGACATGCGCCACCGTCGTCTGCAGCACCAAGAACGCCGATGAGCAGAACATCATTTGCGTCAACTATGTGATCAG CAATCGGGAGAACGAGAACCTCATCCTGGACTGCTGCCAGCTGGAGCCGAGCATGGACAGCATCAAGAACGAGGAGGGACTGGGCAATGACAAGAGCAGCGGCTCCCCGGGAGGCGATGCCGCGGGCGATGGCAATGGCCATTTGAGTGCCGGGGAAATGAAGCTGACGGACTCGAAGTCCGACCCGGAGGGACACTCGCACCGCGGACGAGGACGCAGTGCCACAGCCTCGCATGGCAGCAGCATGAGCAGCCTGTCCCTGATCAAGGACAGCCCAACGCCGCTGGGAGTGGAGATTGAGGCGGGTGTGGGCGTCCTGCCAGCCACTGTGGCCACGCCAGTTCCCGCCCCAACGCCCGTTGGCAGCACGACGAGTGGTGGGACCACAACCAAGCGAAAGAGGAAGACCAAGGCGGCACagcaggcggaggaggagcaggtgaATGTCGAGCAGCCGATGGCCAAGCTACCGGCCATGGAGGAGTCTCAGCCAAGGAGTCGCCTGCCCTCCATTGTGGACGAGCCTGCAGCCGATTCGGCAGTCAAGGATCTGGAGCACGCGATGTCCAAGCACCTGCCATCACCAGTGTCTGTGTCCGTGGCCGTGTCGCAGCCGAGCACCGACTTCAGTGCGGATTCTCTcatcaagcagcagcaccaggcgcaccagcagcaacagcagcagcagcagcagcaacagcagatcGATCCCAACGAGAAGAGCAGCACGATCCAGTGGATCGGAACGCCCTACCAACAGCCACCCGCCCCCATGCCGGCCACGGCCCTGCTCCGGCAGCTGTACGCCAATCGGGAGAGCGTGATCCGGGCGACGGCCCGACAGACGCCCACTGGAGTCGGTCCCGGGGTGTTCTACGGCGAGCAGCAGACGGGTCCGCTGCCCACGCCGCCTGGCAGCGAGTCCTCATACGAGAACCAATACCTGCAGCTCCACTcagccgcctccgccgccgggGTGCATCCCCAGAAGAGCTCGTCCGATGCCTTCACCAATCTGGTGTCCACCTACGGCGGCTATCACAGCTCCATTGACTACCACAACGCCATGACGCCGCCCAGCTCTGTCTCCCCGCGAGACTCCAACAACTCCGGCAAGGTGCCGCCCTCCTCCGCCCCCATCCTGGGCAGCAACGGCGGTGGCTACGAGTACGCCGATCCCCTGCGAGGACAGTACGTGGCTCCATCCGTTGACGGCGCCCCCGCCACGCTGCCCCTGAAGCCGCAGGCATACACTGCCACGATGCacccgcatccgcatccgcacgGTCATGCCACCAGCACGAGCACCACAACCACCGAGGGTGGCGTCACCTACAGCAACCTGGAGCAGGCGCAGTACTTTGCCCCGCACTCCAGCTTCCATCTGTACCACAAGGGCAGCCCGGCCACCGGCTGGTACTCCACGCCCTCCTAG